From the genome of Triticum aestivum cultivar Chinese Spring chromosome 3B, IWGSC CS RefSeq v2.1, whole genome shotgun sequence, one region includes:
- the LOC123065501 gene encoding uncharacterized protein → MEDRDHGPAENLPESPHRIVDGDEEGDEDGGGFTFPVLPFAADALIVPVYPIFGRPPSPPPAASVEEPETATVRVPLGRLLLEERDFRARQRDEESFGDGELEGVAPESYCLWPPGQSTPASPRRCRKSGSTGSVLRWRRISERLVGRSHSDGKEKFVFLNATSGPPKQGDAEEGSSKSDGGGGADAHGWSYYSKGGGGGSGGAGRRRSYLPYKQELVGLFANVSGLRRSYPPF, encoded by the coding sequence ATGGAGGACAGAGACCACGGCCCCGCTGAGAACCTTCCTGAATCTCCACACCGCATcgtcgacggcgacgaggagggagACGAAGACGGAGGCGGCTTCACCTTCCCCGTCCTACCGTTCGCTGCGGACGCGCTCATCGTGCCCGTGTACCCCATCTTCGGCCGCCCCCCGTCCCCGCCGCCGGCGGCCTCGGTCGAGGAGCCGGAGACGGCCACCGTGCGAGTCCCGCTGGGGCGGCTCCTGCTGGAGGAGCGCGACTTCCGCGCGAGGCAGAGGGACGAAGAGAGCTTCGGGGACGGCGAGCTGGAGGGCGTGGCGCCGGAGAGCTACTGCCTCTGGCCCCCCGGGCAGTCCACTCCGGCGTCCCCCCGGCGGTGCCGAAAGAGCGGCTCGACGGGGTCGGTCCTCCGGTGGCGGCGCATCAGCGAGCGCCTCGTGGGGCGGAGCCACAGCGACGGCAAGGAGAAGTTCGTCTTCTTGAACGCCACCTCAGGGCCTCCCAAGCAGGGGGACGCGGAGGAAGGAAGCAGCaagagcgacggcggcggcggcgccgatgCCCACGGATGGAGCTATTAcagcaaaggaggaggaggaggaagcggcggCGCTGGCCGTAGGAGATCTTACCTCCCGTACAAGCAAGAGCTTGTCGGGTTGTTCGCCAACGTCAGTGGGTTACGGCGAAGTTATCCCCCGTTCTAA